The sequence CCGGCACACTGACCGACCGACCGCACATGGGATGATGGCTGGTGGAGGCAGAGTGCCGGTACCGGGAGCTGGGATTAtatacactgtattatatatatatatatatatatatatatatatatattttacaattattaacCATACgctattacatatattatattacatatactgtattacatatatattacatttattaactatattatatatatattacatttattacgTATACTGTATTACATGTTAGCCGTACTGAGAGCTGCTTCCAGTACGATTAATGTAACGCAGGATCCCAGCCATAGACAGCTGTCTGTGGACTCCTCTCCCAGTCATgctcagccagccagccagcaggcGAACTGGGGATCATGTGCAGCCCTGGTGACCTACATCCAGAGAGATATCACTGGGTCAccgcttcttgatccaatgataaatgGATAAATGCTTTCTGCCATTTTGGTgtcaagaataatttttttttcattgtttgttgcaaaattggaaagcgccTCAAACGGTGtttttgtcatttattttggatcaactgcaaaaataaatgtgagaaaagctgaacttgatggacacgtgaCTCTTTTTATCctctgtaacaatgtaactaGCAATAAATGATTGCTCAGCATATGGATGTCAGGTGTACCTGTGCAGCTCTGGATACTAGCAAAGCTATATCTGTATCCTGTGATACTAGCAAAGCTATATCTGTATCCTGTGATACTAGCAACGCTATAGCTGTACCTGCCATGCTTCCCATATGGAACTGCCATGTGAACACACATATATGTAGGTCTGGCATCAGTAACATGTGTGGCTGAAACATTGTCACAATAAACATGTTATCAAATCCAGTATAAGCAAAAGATGGATTTGACTAGGAAACACTGTAATTTCAAAGTCTTTAAATGGTTTTCCCACTTGCTTATATAAGTCTAGTAGTATTTTTATTTGCGTGCTTATTCATGACTATATTTCTGTAAGCTTTTGTAAGGAGCGCACTAAATGAGAGAGATGGATAGATATAGTGACAAGCTCATTTGTGGGAACAGGTTTGTAAAGTGGTtaaatgtttttatgtatgtaattTATGAAGAATATTTCTTAATACTTTGATAAATCATTTAGGTTgttattttgatttatgtttgATTCCACAAGATAATTAACATGTAGCTAGCTACCAGTTCTTTTGACTGCCAGGAGCTGGATTTTACATACACTTTTTAATATTGATATTTCTCATTTATCTACAAGTACTAATTAAGTGTCCACGTTATATGCAGAATCTGCATAAATATAAAGCTATATAAGTTGTTCAAGCTTCAAAATATACTTTCTTAACTACTTTTATGGTAGAAAGCAAAATGGTGGTGTGGACCGGGTAGAACCGCCATAGATTGAGCGATCGGCAGGAAAGGTCAGGCTGGAAAATGAGTAGCTCCGAGGAGGTTTCGTGGATCTGAGATTACTGATTTATTATGCTTGGTTTGTTTTCAACTGCAACATTTAATGAAAATCTATAGAAATACCCAACATGTCTAAATCAGAAGCACTGTTACATTCTCAGCATATCAATgtctgtttaaataaaaaaagaaattgaaaaggTTAAGATTCCATATAAAGTGTAGGGATTCTGGTGTTTCTAAAGAAAATAAATGGCTTGGAAACTTGCTAAAATTCAGGGTGACCTGGCTGTACATGTGAGAACATGTCTGTACCACAAGTTGCACCGTATCCCTGCCAAGATTATTTTTTACAATAGATGGGAGAGCCTTGCATTGTGCATCACTGGCAGTACACTTTCTAGGATATAATCCATCAAAAGGGAGTGGTTTCTGTTCTCATTAAGGGCTTTCCAATTTCATGGAATCTTTGTAAAGTATTTATTGCTTCTTCAACCTGCCTATTTATCCCAATTAATGGAACTGAATTCTAATACCACAggtacattttaattatttttatattgttattaaaTCACAATTTCCATCATCCCtaataaaatggctgctcatttaccAGAGATTTTTGTTAATACAATTCAGCTAAACTACAAAACTGAAAACTGAAGTGCTAAATGCAAGCCTCTCAATGATAAAACATCACTTCTCTGAAGCACTAATAGGACAATGCCAAATACTTACCAGTATAAAAGCCATGCATTAAATTAATCTTCCAATGAtcgaaatatgtgtatatatcacaTAATTTTTCCAGCATTGTTTATATTGTTTGAAATCTTTATACATgcaatattacataaataatgaaatgaaaaaacacaAAGGCGTTGCCCATGTaaactttaaatttactttaaaaatgcaGTCCATCCTAAATCAAACACCACATGTCTTTATTTTACGCAGGTAGAAAAGGAGGCCATAAAGGTCGTGTGAGGCAATACACTAGTCCAGAGGAGATTGATGCCCAGATTAAAGCAGAACATGAAAGGGCACAGGTGTGTACaatatgtttttgttatttaaaatcatattttaatgcattattcaCATGTAATAGCGCTTCATTCCCTTATATTATTTACCTAGTTTGTTTATCTCTAATGAACACTGCTTTTTGTAGCACACATACATCCTTTCCTATTCTGTGTCTATTCACACTCTAATTTTAGGTCCTATGTTTCCCACCTCATTTATATGGACCCTTGGTAGTCAGTCCTGTAGTATAGTCAATAGTTCTTTCTCTCTCTAATTCTCAGGAAGCAGAATTGGAGGAAGGTGGCGGTGGTGCTGCTGGCGGCGACCCCACCAAGCCAAAAAAGGACCAGAGTTCAGACGAAAGTGATGATGAAGATGATGAAGATTATCAGGTATCACCTTATACTAACAATACTTGTAATGTATGTTGTACATATAACTTCATAGTGCATGAATATATCTGGTATGTAAAGGGAGATTAACATAAATCATGTAAATATATGTTTGGAGTCTAAtaatatggtgccaggagtgccccggGGCACCCCTCCTAAtcgttaaaccattttagaacagtttgatttcttacctggaTTATGCTAGGAGCTGCTTTTGCAGCCTTCAGCTTCCTGCTACTGTTAAGACAAGGTAGTGGGCCCGGAACCCAGGTAAGATATCAGCAACTCCACCCAAGGTACATGATCACCCATTTTTAATTGCGGTTATACTGTATGACACCCTGATTTACTCTCCTTGCGTCTGTAGGAATCCAGCATCACCTAGGTCCACAATGACCTCTTGCATATGCCAGAAAGAATCTGGAATTTCCTGGCTTTTCTTCTgatctgtggggatatttatgggataataattgtaaacagatgagaattgcccacgattttcaattctcagatcccaaagatcgttatcgttctaagtgaaatgtatatcatataataaatcacaatttgttataaaaatagataatttattgtgacattttaaaatataatattaagtaaCGTGCGTGacaataaagggacactgtaggcacccagaccacttctgcccattggagtggtctgggtgccaactcccactacgcttaaccctgcaagtgtaattattgcagtttttttttataagctgcaataattaccttgcagggttaactccacctctagtggctgtctagtagacagccactagagggcacttcctgaattatagcacagaaaacctgtgctagagcgtcgctggacgtcctcacgctgtgtgaggacctccagcgtctctcaattctccataggaaagcattgaaaagcattttcaatgctttcctatggagagctctaatgcgcatgcgcggattgttttcctggcactggagtttccctttaaattaaaaacaagggACTAAGCAACATTACCTCTTCCTTATAGAATTCCCGTTCAACACCCCCACCATTGCTTAATGAGACACTCCACATCACCAAAGCTTGCTGCAGTTCTTTATGTGAATAGTGTGtctatgtttttattaatttattttacaaaaagtgcagattttagtaGAAATTGACACTATTTTAAATTAACCGCCCTGGCTATCAATGAGACCACTAAACTCTGGAGTCAGGCAATTGCGCACAGCACCTgtgttgcaaagacttctcattgagctacactGAGGAAGAAGGGTGGGGCTTGAAAATCCTTCAGATAAGAGATTTTAgatattccacaattaaaaaatgcattaattaaatgcatgcatgtttttcatTGGGATACATCTACTAAATTGTGATtatttatagatttatttatttatttatttattttattgaatttagttagtggagtgtctctttaactgcaTTTTAAAAACTTTGCTGGCTCATGCGGGACACCTGCTGCTGCAAGCTCCTGACACTGAATGAAACCTTCTATACTTGCTGTTTTTAGATTAACCCTCCTATGacaaaatgctaaattaaacacattcattttttattgggggtatatctactaaacagtgatttttgtttTGCCTCTGGGCAGTGGTTTctctttaattttaagttatagaACACCATTTCCTACCTGACTGAAATTGTTATATCAACTCCTAGTCCATTATGAATTGTTTTTTTGTTCACAAAATAATCTGTAGTTTCAATGATGCCCTTCAAGTTATTCAGTCATCcatatgatttaattttttttttttttttcttcttttcattcaTTCTCCATTGTCTCCCACAGAGGTTAGCGTTTGAGCATTCTTGCCAAGCTATTCACATAAAACTTGCTCCTTGTACTGTACCGGCATGTCTAATTTTATAATGTATCCTCTGTACCCGCTTATCACTGCATAATTAATTTTTGTCACACACTTTATTTTGAATGGCTAGTTTTACAAAATATTTGGTTTTTGTTCCAGCAAAAGCGCAAAGGAGTAGAAGGTCTGATCGATATAGAAAATCCTAACCGAGCAGCACAAACTGCCAAGAAGGTCACCCAGGTTGATGTGGAATTACCTAAAGAACTATCTAGAAGAGAAAGGTAATATTTAAACATACAAAAGGTACTCTTTAatgccagcttttttttttttttttcttaatcgaTCTATTGAGACCAAAGTGTTGGGACACCTGTCCATCACACCAACGGGGACTTTTATGACCGCTTCCACTCTTGTGGGAAGACTTTCCATAAGATATTGTAGGGTTTCTGTTGGAATTTTTGCCTATTTACACAGTAGAGCATTTGTTAGCTCAGGCACTGATGTTAGACGAGAAGGCCTGTCTCGCAATCTCCGTCCCAGTTCATCCAGGTGTTCCATTAAGCTCCAGCCGCACAGTTTTTTTGTGTTGATATTAATGCTAGTGAAAGTTTGGAATTCTTCAGCTATGGAATTAGCAAAGCGTTGACCACTTTTACGCACCATGCACCTCCGCATTAGGTGACCCCGCTCTGTGACTTTGCATGGTCTTCCACTTCGTGGCTGAGTAGCTGCTCTTCCTAAACATTTTCACTTTCCAAGAATACCACTTACAGCTAACTGTGGAATATCTAGTAGGGATGACatttcacaaactgacttattgcaaaggtggcatcccGTCACAGTACATCTTGGCTCTTCAGAATGTCAGaattacctcttttttttttttccacaaatgtttgtaaatgcataCTGCGTGGCTGGATGCTTGATTTTATACACGTATGGCAATGGGTCAGATTGAAACACCAGAATTCAATAATTCTATACACGTGTATGATAAAAAACTCAAGCGCAACTAGATGCAAAATGTgcacacacagtgctgtataCAATTCATTAAAGGACTAAACAACAAATGTTCCATGTTTTTCCTTTATCAGTGCATTTCTAGTATTGATAAAGGGAAAACCCAAAAGGTTTTTTTAGTCCTTCAATATGTTGTATGCAGCACTGTGTGTGCACATTTAGTATCTAGTTGCTcttctttgatttatttttttttttttttttttaaccttgtgCATTTGAATTTAACCCTGCTTTGAGCAGAAAGGTACTAGGCCAGCAGCACAGTGTTATTCGGTTTGTATTTTTAGGGGTATTTCAATAACCCCTACTTTGTCTGTATGTggctttattatatatgtatgtctctctctttttgttgtggtgttttttgtttgttttttgtccctTCTCATTGAATTGATCCAGGTTTATTTGTAAGACTTACGGTAATTCTTACAGATTCTTTCTATCCAGTACCTTTTTCTTTGGTATTGGTTGCTTCACTGTAGGGTTTATTAATTGAACAATGAATTGCAGTGAAAGCTGAACTAAAAGATTCAGGGaaacatttactaaagttaagtTCCTGCTATGTTATATCATCATTCTGACCAATACACCTCAATACTTATTGGTGCTACTTCATTTAACAGCTCACACACTGTCAGGGATcatgattgttaaaaaaaaaaaatgtaaatagtttttttttaaaatttgaattgtgCACGGTAACTGTAGTAAGAGTTGTAGTATTAGAGGTGTGAGTAGTTGTAATAGTTGGTATTCATTGTCTGAAGTCCAGCGGTATAAAGAGGGCAAACACGACACAGATTTGCagatttcatttctttttcagCAGTACATTTATTCATGCCTGCCTTTTGGGTGCTCCCTCTTTGCCACAGTCCATGAGTGTGCTCCGTTAGCCCCTGCCTGTCCTGCTtcttccaatacatcctggaagATCAGTCATTGATTTCTGTGTTTGTTTGGTAAAGTGGCCAATTCCTGTTGTCTGAATATGCCTGGGTACAGACAAATCCATTTGCATCTGATTACAAAATTAACCGTGAAATGTCCCAGGAGCCATCTATACATGACATGCAATGTGTAAATACAAAATCATAAATTGTTTGTAAtcttaataaacatttttattttgaggAGGAACCATTTCTGCTTGAATGTGATAATATTGGATGCTGTGGTTTTGATAAAGAGTTGCATAAAACTGCGTTTATGAATGAATTCAGTTTCCCTGTACTTGCAGTCctgtaatttatatatttacttatttttttatttttatttttgtatgtctCCTTATCGGTTAGggggttttaaaaataaagtttttcactttTACCCGGTCAGATGAAATATTTAGTGAAATTAAAACGCAGAGTACTCACTGTAATGTATAATAACATTTTACAAACACATCTAAATGTTGCATTCTGATATCTTTGCTAGGCTTTTGTGATTTTAAATAATGtatgcttaattttattttttggacaGGGAGGAGATAGAAAAGCAAAAGGCGAAAGAACGTTACATGAAGATGCATTTAGCTGGAAAAACAGACCAGGCAAAAGCTGACTTAGCCCGACTAGCAATCATCCGCAAACAGAGGGAGGAggcagcaaagaaaaaagaagaagaaaaaaaatgttagtgtctttttaaatatttgcttCTTCCTGCCACAGGATTGGGGAGGGATTGTATTTACTCATACATATGTCAAAGTGTCAGCTGAGCATTCTCAGCTGATGAGCACCGCCCTAGTTCAGTTGGCACTACAAGCCAAGCCTTAAAGGTTACCCGACACTGTAACCAGTATGGCACACTTACCAGTTGTGAATTCCTGCTAGCCAGTGGCAAgaggaaattttgagccctgatgCAAGTTCATTTTGAGCCCTGATGCAAGTTCATTTTGAGCCCTGATGCAAGTTCATTTTGAGCCCTGATGCAAGTTCATTTTGAGCCCTGATGCAAGTTCATTTTGAGCCCTGATGCAAGTTAATTTGTGAACTGAAATGTCCACCTTACTTTGCAATACAGCTGGAAGATATTCAAAGATTGTGAGTATTTGTTTACCATTGCTTACTACAAGTGACTTGAGGCAATAATTAGGTATTCAAATCACCAGAGCAGTGAGTGCAAGGCTAATTTATACTTTTGTTTATTCATATACACAAATTCCCTATACAAACATCCTAAATACTTTACTAGGACGTATGAAGAGGAAAATGTACATATTCTCGTTTTGAAATGATTTGACTTAGGTCTTTTGGGTGCCTGCTGCACTACTGGTCCTTCTGGATAATGCTGAAGATGAAGTTGCCTTTCCACTCTACAAATATCCGTTTTGTCCCTGTCTGGGCCTCATTCATTCGCTTAGTGTCAGCTCACTTTAGGGGAGGTACTATAACTGCACTATGGAGACAGACATTTTACTTGGGCGTGCAATTGATATGCCCATATTGGGACAAGATGCCTCGGACTCATGCTTAGAATTCTTCCTATTTAATTGTTGACTAACATTTTTTATTGAGTGTGTTAccgtaaaatgtttgttttttatctacCACATTTGACAGTGAAACTTTTGAACTATAAGACGCTAAGAGATTATAtttctttttgcagtaaaagaTTCAACGGGAGCACCAGCCAAAGGAATGCAGTCCCTGTCCCTTAATAAATAACGTGGCCAACATGGATTAGTGCTTCAGGACCCTGCAGTCATTAAAGTACTTGACAAATCACCTCCCTGCTCACCTACATACCACCACTCCATTGAGTTGATACAGAGTTTCCAGGCCAGGATAAAGCTGTCAGAGACTGAATACACACTATGCGCATATGAATTGAAACACAGAGTGTTTACGGAGCTTGGGTTGTTAAAAGGAGGGAATAAAGTTTAGAATTCAAATGAAAGGATTACTATTCAATTTCTTTTCCATTTTCTGGAGGCACACATGTGGTTGTATGAATCCTATGTTCTCTAAATATAGCATTTTAGTTATTAATGAAACTCTTCAGATGTATTTAAGCCTTGAGGCAAATGTTTGACTATGTAAGGGCGAGGCAGAGCTTTTATAAACTGGTACACGTACTCTGTCCTTGCTCTATTTACCTTAAAATCTCCATTAAGGGAAGTTTCCTATGGTCTTGCAGTTTTTTGCTATTTGACACGTAGTACAGTAACAattctttaaatacatttttggtacTAATGATTCTGGCATAATTAagaatatagcaccaacatattctagcAGCACTGTATAATAAGTAAACAACACAAACATTTACATCTAACAAAATACCTATGACATACAAGAATAATAGGTGAAGAGGGCTATGCCAAAACAAGGTTACAATCTAAAGATAAAGTGTGTGGGTAATTCAAGTAAATTTAAACGCTATGTACATTAGGGCTCGACAAATCTCAGGCATCAGGGTGCCATGGCAAAAAAATTTCCTGGTTCTTGGGATTTGTGAGTCCGTTCTCTCCGAGGCGGCCAGCATCACATATTGTGGGCggtcggcgagggagctgtgatcttcctgttctgctccctcacacaccacttagtgatgccagggccgaAATTTGAAGATCATTTTAGCCACCGCCTTACTAAGCAGAATGTGAGGGAACAGATCAGGAAGATCAAAGCTCCTTCACCGTCCGCCTACCGTATGAGCAGCTGGCTGCCAGTGTTACAAACGCTGGTATTGCAGATACCCGTTCGTCTGTTTCCTCCAAAACTGCTggagcctgagtgattatagctcgcagttcgggtgttgattcGAACGTTCCAGACAAAATACAGCATCCAAGCAGATTCTTCACAGCAGGGTAGAccgttacccaaacatcagcctagacgaGATGAAGGGTATAACAGGACTGCTTTATTCAGGCTAACTGCCTTGCTTTTATGCCGTTACAAACATACAGGGTTTCCATtgacattccaggggcattccccactggacctgagaggggacagtgaCAAGTTACATTTTACAGttccattggctctcaggtccaacaGTAATCCAATTCTTCCcctgtacttgggagataattgatatTTAGCTTAGTgcttgattcaattatctccaaacccaaaaagcacacattttcacaaaactcagaaagtaccccaaacttTCTTGCAACCCCACAAAAAGTGATGtcacctgatagccctgatcttggtgaccaacatattcaaaaatcacccagatcggatcagGGGTTCAAGAGTTTCATGGAGGTCTTAGTTTGACTGACTGCACACGAtgctcctgcccagaaatagttACATGAGTTTAGGTTGTacggtcggtctatttcggaaAGTCTGTAAACTGAACAAATCCACACCGgtaccccctggctcataggtagcgtttgttcccctagtttgtgggaacaaaactaccgaatagcgctctcctggctagTCGGTGAAGGGAAGCAGGCATTCGCAAAGTTTGACCggcgtttgggaagtcgagtgtccgattttggttccaaaCACTCGGCAaccaagtcccactgcctccTTTCGTGTGAACAAGATATGCCACACAGGAAGAGCACTTAATTCTATGGTttcctttgaagttaatgagccaggggagtggttggtgttcggtagttttatctaccgaacaagaaAAATCCAATGCAATGAAAAAAAACGAAGTAGTTGCTTCACACCCAGTGAAAgccgatccactccagctctcccaatggtagggaggctgggtgaaataaaattgaactaaaacacataatttgtgagtgtctgtcatgttgtgtgtgtttgtaggtaaCCAGACCCTCTCCGATCTTATGGGAACAGTATTCATACTTGCCTTTTTCCCCCACGCCGTGCTGGCCCAGCATCTGTGGCTGAGctaatcaaacttgatgatctcagctaatccagtgctttcctatagacaaGTATTGGGAAGTTATTGTGAATGTGCTGTAAAAcgatgcaccaatcagcatctcctcatagagattcattgaatcaatgtatctctatggggaacgttgaACGCCTCCATGTAGTGTATGGAGactctgaatgtaggtgctgcacacggATAGGAAGCACTTTGGTAGccaacttttctctgaaaaggctatAGGGACAGGCTACATTAAACTGCAGTGATCCTGGTGACTATCCctttaataccgtatttatcggcgtataacacgcaccggcgtataacacgcacctcatttttagaaagaaattccaggaaatttccccccctcccatagtattcccccccctcatcccatagtattcccccctcatcccatagtgttcccccctcatcccatagtgtcccccccattccatagtattccccccctcccctcccatagtattctcccccctcccctcccatagtattctccccctcccctgccatagtattctccccctcccctgccacagtattctccccctcccctgccacagtattccccccctcccctgccatagtattctccccccctcccctcccatagtattctccccccctctcctcccatagtattctcccccctcccctcccatagtattctccccccctccc is a genomic window of Pelobates fuscus isolate aPelFus1 chromosome 8, aPelFus1.pri, whole genome shotgun sequence containing:
- the PDAP1 gene encoding 28 kDa heat- and acid-stable phosphoprotein, which produces MPKGGRKGGHKGRVRQYTSPEEIDAQIKAEHERAQEAELEEGGGGAAGGDPTKPKKDQSSDESDDEDDEDYQQKRKGVEGLIDIENPNRAAQTAKKVTQVDVELPKELSRREREEIEKQKAKERYMKMHLAGKTDQAKADLARLAIIRKQREEAAKKKEEEKKLKDSTGAPAKGMQSLSLNK